One Desulfocurvibacter africanus subsp. africanus DSM 2603 genomic region harbors:
- a CDS encoding branched-chain amino acid ABC transporter permease, with the protein MPGPNHTPAVLLLYFAQIINSGLALGSVYGLMAIGFALIYNSSRLINFAQGELLLLGGLGLFSLTQAMELNPFLALAAASIWGFLLGHFLYATTLGLAMSQSPLRQLMLTVAASLVWQGLAILVWGKKPLLLAQLLPMPEVRLGSLYFGRDTVTAMVLALASGAALSFFLRHTRRGRAIRAVSMNPLAARLQGINPKASHALAFALAGVLACMAGMAVGPQTMLRYDMGLGLGLKGFVAATIGGYSSLSRVFLGGLGLGLLEAALVLLVSAELKEALSFSLLIGLMLLMPMTSHEERA; encoded by the coding sequence ATGCCGGGCCCGAACCATACCCCAGCCGTGCTGCTGCTCTATTTCGCCCAGATCATAAATTCCGGCTTGGCCTTGGGTTCCGTCTACGGGCTCATGGCCATCGGCTTCGCACTCATTTACAACTCCAGCCGACTCATCAACTTCGCCCAGGGCGAGTTGCTTCTCCTGGGCGGACTGGGCCTCTTCAGTCTAACCCAGGCCATGGAGCTGAATCCTTTTCTGGCTTTGGCGGCAGCCTCCATATGGGGTTTCCTGTTGGGCCATTTCCTGTACGCCACCACCCTGGGCTTGGCCATGTCACAAAGCCCTCTGCGGCAACTCATGCTCACCGTGGCCGCCAGCCTGGTCTGGCAGGGCTTGGCAATCCTTGTCTGGGGCAAGAAGCCTCTTCTGCTCGCTCAGCTCCTGCCCATGCCCGAGGTACGACTCGGCTCGCTGTATTTCGGCAGGGATACTGTCACTGCCATGGTCCTGGCCTTGGCCAGCGGCGCGGCCCTGTCCTTTTTTCTACGCCACACCCGCCGCGGAAGGGCCATCCGTGCCGTGTCCATGAATCCCTTGGCCGCGCGGCTCCAGGGCATCAACCCCAAGGCCAGCCACGCGTTGGCCTTCGCCCTGGCCGGCGTGCTGGCCTGCATGGCCGGCATGGCCGTAGGGCCCCAGACCATGCTGCGCTATGACATGGGCTTGGGCCTGGGCCTCAAGGGCTTCGTGGCTGCGACCATCGGCGGCTACTCATCCCTGTCGCGGGTTTTCCTGGGCGGTCTGGGCCTGGGCCTGCTGGAAGCCGCCCTGGTGCTGCTCGTCTCGGCCGAACTCAAGGAGGCCTTGAGCTTCAGCCTGCTCATCGGTCTCATGCTGCTCATGCCCATGACCAGCCACGAGGAACGCGCCTGA
- a CDS encoding branched-chain amino acid ABC transporter permease — MPAQPQAIKRAASLGLKHCALLVLTLAVLGPFVPDYELLGLNQHLLLALNVLALNFCLGLGGQASLAQGAFCGLGAYFSVLAHQAWPEASPLILACVALSAWGIGFGLSYPMEKLGEGFLAMATLGLSLIFTNLAVSLSSITGGPDGMLVTTPLSILGLNLRGDIAHYYVFLALLAGGLYLFLALRHSRLGRALLACKSDPMAAAACGIRRPAVRSLSFGLGAALSALAGAVYAPYGGFISPGEFDLELSLKTLLYLVIGGPGNPVRPILAVLGLESLLSHAHFLGDTRTLFHGLLLGAALLAPVAWKRLRKK, encoded by the coding sequence ATGCCCGCCCAACCCCAAGCCATTAAACGAGCCGCTTCCCTGGGATTGAAGCATTGCGCGCTGCTCGTGCTGACCCTGGCCGTCCTGGGACCATTCGTGCCCGATTACGAACTCCTGGGTCTCAATCAGCACCTTCTGCTGGCCCTGAACGTACTGGCGCTTAATTTCTGCTTGGGGCTGGGCGGACAGGCGTCTCTGGCTCAAGGCGCCTTCTGTGGGCTGGGTGCCTATTTTTCGGTTTTGGCGCATCAGGCTTGGCCGGAGGCCTCGCCTCTCATCCTTGCCTGTGTGGCTCTATCGGCCTGGGGAATCGGTTTTGGCTTGAGCTATCCCATGGAGAAACTTGGCGAAGGTTTTCTGGCCATGGCTACCCTGGGCCTCTCGCTCATTTTCACCAATCTGGCCGTAAGCCTGTCCTCCATCACCGGTGGTCCCGACGGCATGCTCGTGACCACGCCGCTATCCATACTCGGCCTGAATCTGCGCGGAGACATCGCGCACTACTACGTATTCCTGGCCCTGCTCGCCGGGGGGCTGTACCTCTTTCTGGCCCTGCGCCACAGCCGCCTTGGGCGCGCCCTGCTGGCCTGCAAGTCCGATCCCATGGCCGCGGCGGCCTGCGGCATTCGCCGCCCAGCTGTACGCTCCCTGTCCTTTGGCCTTGGAGCGGCTCTGTCAGCCTTGGCTGGCGCCGTGTACGCGCCCTACGGCGGCTTTATCTCACCCGGCGAATTCGACCTGGAGCTGTCCCTCAAGACCCTGCTCTACCTCGTTATCGGCGGGCCTGGAAATCCGGTACGCCCAATCCTGGCCGTACTCGGGCTTGAATCGCTCCTGAGCCACGCTCATTTCCTGGGTGATACGCGCACGCTGTTCCACGGCCTGCTCCTAGGCGCGGCTCTGCTTGCTCCCGTGGCCTGGAAACGCTTGCGTAAGAAATGA
- a CDS encoding FG-GAP repeat domain-containing protein: MHLRLLAIMTLALLIFPANLSAQQPQQFAVAIFGVHGPDKYAYLGPGIQSMLVSRLTWAGKLEPMDSAKLKRSLPLAVASADQAEQALKSLDIDYLVWGSTTILGDNASLDVNVAGKDGRTLTRQGSMPLSELIPGLEAMAREINSSLFERPAEATAQSEGKTAASPIAGGQSAQDKANPLFQYESTSDQGGVWRSRSYPFTAEFMDVGDVDGDGRKEVVLAEQSRAHLLRIEEGELKPVVSFALPKRSLMLAMNLFDIDGDGKEELVFSGWRDERPLSFVVGWRDGKLVIVRDNIKLHLNVMRFPPLYRKVLVCQDQGTNDLFDRAGVRQVSLEGPEPRVGVKLLTPTKGNLFNMAYLPMGADYKIAVIDDDEHLRTFNSTGSLQSKGEEEYNGTSVSLEFDKMAVPGMGRTQERNREQWFYFIPMPMATVDSDGNGEHELLVNLNISVAAQFFERYRAFSQGEIHALRWDGVGMTTLWKTPRIKGTVMAYRMADAHNNGKQNLCVLVTTTPGLGSARSLLIIYDMAN, encoded by the coding sequence ATGCATCTGCGTCTTCTGGCCATTATGACCTTGGCTTTGCTTATCTTCCCGGCAAATCTGTCCGCCCAGCAGCCCCAGCAGTTCGCCGTGGCCATCTTCGGCGTGCACGGCCCGGACAAGTACGCCTATCTCGGCCCCGGCATCCAGTCCATGCTCGTTTCCCGACTAACATGGGCAGGCAAATTGGAGCCCATGGATTCGGCGAAGCTCAAGCGTTCCCTCCCCTTGGCCGTGGCCTCGGCCGATCAAGCCGAACAGGCTCTGAAGTCCCTGGATATCGATTATCTGGTCTGGGGCAGCACGACCATATTGGGCGACAACGCCAGCCTGGACGTCAATGTCGCGGGCAAGGATGGCCGCACCCTGACCAGGCAGGGCAGCATGCCGCTGAGCGAACTCATTCCCGGCCTGGAAGCCATGGCCCGCGAGATCAACAGTTCTCTTTTCGAACGCCCCGCGGAGGCAACTGCCCAGAGCGAGGGTAAAACCGCCGCAAGCCCCATTGCTGGCGGGCAGAGCGCTCAGGACAAAGCCAACCCGCTCTTCCAGTACGAATCCACCAGTGACCAAGGCGGCGTCTGGCGCAGCCGTAGCTATCCGTTCACCGCTGAGTTCATGGATGTAGGCGACGTGGACGGCGATGGCCGCAAGGAAGTGGTCCTAGCCGAGCAGAGCCGGGCGCACCTCTTGCGCATTGAGGAAGGCGAGCTGAAACCCGTGGTGAGCTTTGCGCTTCCCAAGCGCTCCCTGATGCTGGCCATGAACTTGTTCGACATCGACGGAGACGGCAAGGAAGAGCTCGTATTCTCGGGCTGGCGCGATGAACGTCCCTTGTCCTTCGTAGTCGGCTGGCGAGATGGCAAACTGGTTATTGTAAGGGACAACATCAAGCTGCACCTGAATGTCATGCGTTTCCCCCCGCTGTACCGCAAGGTGCTCGTTTGCCAGGATCAAGGTACCAATGATCTCTTCGACCGCGCCGGAGTGCGCCAGGTCAGCCTGGAAGGCCCTGAGCCGCGCGTGGGCGTCAAGCTGCTCACGCCCACGAAAGGCAACCTCTTCAACATGGCCTATCTGCCCATGGGAGCGGACTATAAAATTGCGGTCATTGATGATGACGAGCATCTGCGCACCTTCAATTCCACGGGCAGCTTGCAATCCAAGGGCGAGGAAGAATACAACGGCACCAGCGTCAGTCTGGAGTTCGACAAGATGGCCGTGCCGGGAATGGGCCGCACACAGGAACGCAACCGAGAACAGTGGTTTTATTTCATACCCATGCCCATGGCCACTGTGGATTCCGACGGCAATGGCGAGCATGAACTGCTGGTCAATCTGAACATCTCGGTTGCGGCACAATTCTTCGAGCGTTACCGGGCTTTCTCCCAGGGAGAGATCCACGCCCTGCGCTGGGATGGCGTGGGCATGACGACCTTGTGGAAGACACCCAGGATCAAAGGCACGGTCATGGCTTACCGCATGGCCGATGCCCATAATAACGGCAAGCAGAACCTGTGCGTGCTGGTGACCACCACGCCCGGCCTGGGCAGTGCGCGCAGCCTGCTCATTATTTACGATATGGCCAACTAG
- a CDS encoding type 1 glutamine amidotransferase, translating into MRMHFLEHAPYGGGAYIEQWAVEKGFDISRTKLHEGEALPSSREYDALVLMGGPMSVNDDFKYPWLKAEKEHISKAVAQGRHVLGLCFGAQILAQALGAWVGRSPLPEVGWQTVQLTPYASCTRYLADFPPEFIALQWHYDAFELPRHAVLLAESGTCAQAFALGEQVLGLQFHLEATRTSLERLVADLGGSLVPKATVQDAPTILNLADEHLPTLNRLCRSLCDRFFR; encoded by the coding sequence ATGCGCATGCATTTCCTTGAGCACGCTCCCTACGGCGGCGGAGCGTACATTGAGCAGTGGGCCGTCGAGAAGGGCTTCGACATCTCACGCACGAAGCTGCACGAAGGAGAGGCCCTGCCTTCGTCGCGCGAGTACGATGCTCTGGTCCTCATGGGCGGCCCCATGAGTGTGAACGATGATTTCAAATACCCCTGGCTCAAGGCCGAGAAAGAACACATCTCCAAGGCCGTGGCCCAGGGACGGCACGTGTTGGGTCTCTGCTTTGGGGCGCAGATTCTGGCCCAGGCCCTGGGAGCGTGGGTTGGACGCTCGCCGTTGCCAGAAGTGGGCTGGCAGACCGTGCAACTGACGCCCTACGCCTCGTGCACGCGTTATCTTGCCGATTTCCCGCCGGAGTTCATCGCCCTTCAGTGGCACTATGACGCTTTCGAGTTGCCCCGCCATGCCGTGCTTCTGGCCGAAAGCGGGACATGCGCCCAGGCTTTCGCCCTGGGCGAACAGGTTTTGGGCCTGCAGTTCCACCTGGAGGCAACCAGGACAAGCCTGGAGCGCCTAGTCGCCGATCTCGGTGGCTCTCTTGTCCCGAAGGCCACGGTGCAGGACGCACCAACCATTCTTAATTTGGCTGACGAGCATCTGCCAACCCTCAACCGCCTGTGCCGCAGTCTGTGCGACAGGTTTTTCAGGTAA
- the uxx1 gene encoding UXX-star selenoprotein family 1 codes for MPKVRIYGKSGUPYTDQARSAYGGKAEYVDVQQDQAKLDEMLKFSAGQRRVPIILEDGKISIGYAGGS; via the coding sequence ATGCCCAAAGTACGTATCTACGGCAAGTCCGGTTGACCCTACACCGATCAGGCCAGGTCGGCCTATGGCGGTAAAGCCGAGTACGTAGACGTGCAACAGGATCAGGCCAAACTCGACGAAATGCTCAAGTTTTCGGCCGGACAGCGCCGGGTGCCTATCATCTTGGAGGACGGGAAGATCAGCATCGGCTACGCGGGCGGCTCGTGA
- a CDS encoding pyridoxamine 5'-phosphate oxidase family protein: MRRKDREITDKAELESLLRQGRVCHLAMCGQSGQDSSEVGSPYVLPVNYGYADGALYVHGASKGRKADILRSNPRVAFSILLSEELKAAGDGCEWTTYYVSLCGEGRAEVIEKGEDKAMALTKFMEHYAPGPHELPAAAVAGTMVVRIAIESLSGKRNPGSR; this comes from the coding sequence ATGCGACGCAAGGACCGTGAGATCACCGATAAGGCCGAGCTGGAATCTCTTTTGCGCCAAGGCCGCGTTTGCCACTTGGCCATGTGCGGGCAATCCGGACAAGATTCGTCCGAAGTGGGCAGCCCCTATGTGCTGCCGGTGAACTACGGCTATGCCGACGGCGCGCTGTACGTCCACGGGGCGTCCAAGGGGCGCAAGGCCGACATCCTGCGCTCCAACCCGCGCGTGGCGTTCAGCATCCTACTCTCGGAAGAGTTGAAGGCCGCAGGCGACGGCTGCGAATGGACCACTTATTATGTGAGTCTATGCGGCGAGGGCCGGGCCGAGGTCATCGAGAAGGGTGAGGACAAAGCCATGGCTCTGACAAAGTTCATGGAACACTACGCGCCTGGGCCGCATGAGCTGCCGGCCGCGGCCGTGGCAGGCACGATGGTCGTGCGCATAGCCATCGAAAGTCTGAGCGGCAAGCGCAATCCCGGCAGCAGATAG
- a CDS encoding ribose-phosphate diphosphokinase, with product MNAMKVFALNATGSFGGQVAEALGIKLAPHEERDFEDGEHKARPLVSVRGQDVYVLQSLHGGPEQSANDKLCRLLFFAGALRESGAARITALVPYLAYARKDRQTKARDPVTSKYMALVLESVGIDRIVTLEVHNIVAFQNAFRIQALHLDTRSLFAAHVQDTMGQAHIVVVSPDPGGVKRSQLFRETLENRLRRDIGSAYLAKRRSAGIVSGTHLAGEVSGATVLILDDLISTGGTMIRAAEICLEHGAASVVAYAAHGLFVEDASTAMLSSSLGRVVITDTVPPFRLDAAARERVEVLSAAPLFAKAISRLHDDGSMAELTEG from the coding sequence ATGAATGCAATGAAAGTGTTTGCCCTTAACGCCACCGGTAGCTTTGGGGGACAGGTCGCCGAAGCGCTTGGGATCAAGCTCGCTCCTCATGAGGAGCGTGATTTTGAAGATGGCGAGCACAAAGCCAGGCCGCTGGTGAGTGTCCGTGGTCAAGACGTATACGTGCTGCAAAGCCTGCATGGAGGCCCTGAGCAGAGCGCCAATGACAAGCTCTGCCGCCTCCTATTCTTTGCCGGAGCTCTGCGGGAGAGCGGCGCGGCAAGAATCACTGCCCTGGTCCCATACCTTGCCTATGCACGCAAGGATCGTCAGACCAAGGCGCGGGACCCAGTGACAAGCAAGTACATGGCTCTGGTCCTTGAATCGGTAGGCATAGATAGAATCGTCACACTTGAGGTCCACAATATTGTCGCTTTCCAGAACGCATTCCGCATCCAGGCGCTGCATCTGGATACCAGAAGCCTGTTTGCCGCTCATGTGCAGGACACCATGGGCCAAGCGCATATTGTAGTTGTCTCGCCAGATCCTGGCGGAGTTAAACGCTCTCAACTCTTCCGCGAAACTTTGGAAAATCGCCTGCGCAGAGATATAGGCTCTGCCTACCTGGCGAAGCGCCGCAGCGCAGGCATTGTCTCGGGAACGCATTTGGCTGGCGAGGTGAGCGGGGCTACCGTGCTCATCCTCGATGATCTCATCAGCACCGGCGGAACAATGATCCGGGCCGCTGAAATCTGTCTTGAACATGGCGCCGCGAGTGTGGTCGCCTATGCCGCCCACGGCCTTTTCGTCGAGGACGCCAGCACCGCCATGCTCAGCTCTAGTCTGGGTCGGGTGGTGATCACCGATACGGTTCCCCCATTTCGCCTGGATGCCGCAGCCCGCGAGCGGGTTGAGGTGCTCAGTGCTGCCCCGCTGTTCGCGAAGGCGATCAGCAGACTGCACGACGACGGCTCCATGGCGGAACTCACGGAAGGGTAA
- a CDS encoding UDP-glucuronic acid decarboxylase family protein, which yields MHLRKRILITGGSGFLGSHLCERLLSEGHEVVCVDNFFCSSKSNIAHLLGNPYFELIRHDVTFPLYIEVDEIYNLACPASPIHYQTDPVQTTKTSVHGAINMLGLAKRTRAKIFQASTSEVYGDPKIHPQEESYWGNVNPIGRRACYDEGKRCAETLFFDYHRQHKLRIKVARIFNTYGPRMHPNDGRVVSNFIVQALKGEPLTVYGDGSQTRSFCFVSDLIEAFVRFMNTPDEVTGPVNLGNPGEFTILELAEQVIRMTGSKSKIDFRPLPTDDPTQRKPNITKAREVLGWEPKIPLHDGLARTIVYFEEIVRNGF from the coding sequence ATGCACCTGCGTAAACGGATTCTCATAACGGGCGGTTCCGGCTTTCTCGGCTCGCACCTCTGCGAGCGCCTGTTGAGCGAGGGCCACGAAGTCGTCTGCGTGGACAACTTCTTCTGCTCGAGCAAGTCGAACATAGCTCACCTTCTGGGCAACCCATATTTTGAACTCATCCGTCATGACGTGACCTTCCCGCTCTACATCGAGGTGGACGAGATCTACAATCTGGCCTGTCCAGCCTCGCCCATCCACTACCAGACCGATCCAGTGCAGACGACCAAGACCTCGGTGCACGGAGCCATCAACATGCTCGGTCTGGCCAAACGCACCAGAGCCAAGATATTCCAGGCCTCCACTTCCGAGGTTTACGGCGATCCGAAGATTCACCCCCAGGAGGAATCCTACTGGGGCAACGTGAACCCCATCGGCCGGCGCGCTTGCTACGACGAGGGCAAGCGCTGCGCCGAGACGCTCTTCTTCGACTACCACCGCCAGCACAAGCTGCGCATCAAGGTGGCCCGGATCTTCAACACATACGGGCCGCGCATGCACCCCAACGATGGACGGGTGGTCTCTAACTTCATCGTGCAGGCCCTCAAGGGCGAGCCCCTGACGGTCTACGGCGACGGATCTCAGACGCGCTCCTTCTGCTTTGTTTCCGACCTCATCGAGGCCTTCGTGCGTTTCATGAACACGCCCGACGAAGTCACCGGCCCCGTCAACCTAGGCAACCCCGGCGAGTTCACCATCCTGGAACTCGCCGAGCAGGTCATCCGCATGACCGGCTCCAAATCCAAGATCGATTTCCGGCCTCTGCCCACGGACGACCCGACCCAACGCAAGCCCAACATCACCAAGGCCAGAGAGGTCCTAGGCTGGGAGCCCAAGATCCCCCTGCACGACGGTCTCGCCCGAACCATCGTCTACTTCGAGGAGATCGTCCGCAATGGGTTCTAA
- a CDS encoding tetratricopeptide repeat protein, giving the protein MSEEFKEVIRHINRAKAYVNKFEAIRTMQCIVDALELLMKSNSIFGRERFELEILLGEVLRTLASMDEMRNIFPKGLSYKKGQEKTLHGILTKVLKTISEAIEKAEIDKFRKRKNEIDRYMLQGQKLLDEKNFIEARKVLRRTQELFADEPGINQDIGQRLFKAGLAPEALEFFEAAIRQDNRDPRPYSYMINVQESLGELEKAEHYVKEAFKNFGGNERIYLRMAQLAVKLRKWDEAFDAAQQVLELNPYSQEAMEVMKQAKPRVFGRGADGQAAGGQGGSGQPIKFDI; this is encoded by the coding sequence ATGAGCGAAGAGTTCAAGGAAGTAATTCGACATATCAACCGCGCCAAGGCGTATGTCAACAAGTTCGAGGCCATCCGCACAATGCAGTGTATAGTGGATGCACTCGAATTGCTTATGAAGTCCAACAGCATTTTCGGACGGGAGAGATTCGAGCTGGAAATCCTGTTGGGTGAGGTTCTACGAACGCTCGCTTCCATGGACGAGATGCGCAATATATTTCCAAAAGGCTTATCTTACAAAAAAGGTCAGGAGAAGACTCTACACGGCATCCTGACCAAGGTGCTAAAGACCATAAGCGAAGCCATTGAAAAGGCGGAGATCGATAAGTTCCGCAAGCGTAAGAACGAGATAGACCGCTATATGCTTCAAGGCCAAAAGCTTCTGGATGAAAAAAATTTTATCGAGGCACGCAAGGTTTTGCGTAGGACTCAGGAGCTCTTCGCCGACGAGCCCGGCATCAACCAGGATATCGGCCAGCGCCTTTTCAAGGCCGGCCTGGCCCCGGAAGCCCTGGAGTTTTTCGAAGCAGCCATCCGCCAGGACAACCGCGATCCACGGCCCTATTCATATATGATCAACGTGCAGGAGTCCCTCGGCGAGTTGGAAAAGGCCGAGCACTACGTCAAGGAAGCCTTCAAGAACTTTGGCGGCAACGAGCGCATCTACCTGCGCATGGCCCAACTGGCCGTCAAGCTGCGCAAGTGGGACGAGGCCTTTGACGCGGCGCAGCAGGTCCTGGAGCTCAATCCCTATTCCCAGGAGGCCATGGAGGTCATGAAGCAGGCTAAGCCGCGCGTATTCGGCCGCGGAGCCGATGGGCAGGCCGCAGGCGGACAGGGGGGGAGTGGACAGCCCATAAAGTTCGACATTTAG
- the galE gene encoding UDP-glucose 4-epimerase GalE — translation MGSKACVLVVGGAGYIGSHACKELHRRGYDVVVLDNLVYGHREFAKWGEFVLGDIADPLQLKLVFKTYPIKAVMHFAAFAYVGESVTDPQKYYLNNVAYTLNLLQTMREAGVDKLIFSSTCATYGNPQAIPIPEDHPQAPINPYGRGKLMVENILADYAQAYGFKYVSLRYFNAAGADPEAEVGEWHDPETHLIPLVLRAALEPDKPIKIFGTDYDTPDGTCIRDYIHVTDLADAHILALEYLLAGEKGGVFNLGNEQGYSVREIIETARQVTGRAIPVIEDKRRPGDPARLVGSSARIKSEFGWKPQNIEIERILSTAWKWHSRA, via the coding sequence ATGGGTTCTAAGGCCTGCGTGCTGGTCGTCGGAGGCGCGGGATATATCGGCTCGCACGCCTGCAAGGAACTGCACCGGCGGGGCTACGACGTGGTCGTGCTGGATAATCTCGTCTACGGCCACCGTGAGTTCGCAAAATGGGGTGAATTCGTGCTCGGCGATATCGCCGATCCGCTTCAGTTGAAGCTCGTCTTCAAGACCTACCCCATCAAGGCGGTCATGCATTTCGCCGCCTTCGCCTATGTCGGCGAATCGGTCACCGACCCGCAGAAATACTATCTCAACAATGTGGCCTATACCCTGAATCTCCTGCAGACCATGCGCGAAGCCGGGGTCGACAAGCTCATATTCTCCTCCACCTGTGCGACGTACGGCAATCCGCAGGCCATTCCCATCCCCGAGGACCACCCGCAGGCGCCCATCAATCCCTATGGCCGGGGCAAGCTCATGGTGGAGAACATCCTGGCCGATTATGCCCAGGCCTATGGCTTCAAGTACGTGAGCCTGCGCTACTTCAACGCCGCCGGCGCGGACCCCGAGGCCGAAGTCGGCGAATGGCATGACCCGGAAACGCACCTGATCCCACTGGTGCTCAGGGCGGCCCTGGAGCCGGATAAGCCCATTAAGATATTCGGCACGGATTACGATACGCCGGACGGCACGTGCATACGCGACTACATCCACGTCACTGACCTGGCGGATGCCCATATCCTGGCCCTGGAATACCTGCTCGCCGGAGAAAAGGGCGGCGTATTCAATCTCGGTAATGAGCAGGGTTACTCCGTGCGGGAGATCATCGAGACGGCTCGCCAGGTGACGGGCAGAGCTATCCCGGTCATCGAGGACAAGCGCAGGCCCGGCGATCCCGCGCGGCTCGTCGGCAGCTCCGCGCGCATCAAGTCGGAATTCGGGTGGAAGCCTCAGAACATCGAGATAGAACGCATCCTTTCGACTGCTTGGAAGTGGCATTCCAGAGCCTGA
- a CDS encoding sensor domain-containing diguanylate cyclase yields MKKAFNTRNRLLFVLALILAISFVGISVLNYKITKASVQHEIIQNDLPLTRDNIYSELSSVLTRPITVSTSMGSDSFLKDWALNDERDLDKITRYLGQLRDRYDYFSTFFVSAKTRRYYHFKGFHKEISRYDAHDVWFYRFIVSGKEYDLDVDTDEASDNVLTVFVNCRLVDSTGELLGVTGVGLQVDSVARLIMDYQEKYDRSIYLVDAYGIVQVHSDKQLIDKANIRDMEGISSLAKAILKTRVEPQNFQFTRRGKNIFLTVRYVPELDWIIFVEQDEGKALAAARRNFIHTILIGIGSSVVIIALTLTTINVYQRRVEALATTDELTGAANRRRLEFVFQNAVYTHERYNRPLSLVLLDLDKFKPVNDQLGHLAGDQLLIRITRIISSAIRPTDLLARWGGDEFVVLTESTLADAMGITERIRAIMFEADLAGPEAIKDDPRRKVTLCCGLTEYSAGDSLDAMVLRADAAMYAGKARGGNIALKDVN; encoded by the coding sequence ATGAAAAAGGCGTTCAATACGCGGAATCGGTTGCTCTTTGTTCTCGCGCTTATCCTGGCCATTTCGTTTGTCGGCATCAGCGTCCTGAATTACAAGATCACCAAGGCCTCCGTGCAGCATGAGATCATACAGAACGATCTGCCCCTGACCCGCGACAATATCTATTCCGAACTGTCGTCGGTGCTTACGCGCCCCATTACCGTCTCCACCAGCATGGGCTCGGATTCCTTCCTCAAGGATTGGGCACTGAATGACGAGCGGGATCTCGACAAGATCACACGTTATCTCGGACAATTACGGGATCGTTACGATTATTTCTCCACGTTCTTCGTTTCCGCCAAGACCCGTCGCTACTACCACTTCAAGGGGTTCCATAAAGAAATTTCGCGCTACGATGCCCATGATGTCTGGTTCTACCGTTTCATCGTCTCCGGCAAGGAGTACGATCTCGACGTGGATACGGACGAAGCGTCCGATAACGTGCTCACCGTTTTCGTGAATTGCAGATTGGTGGACAGTACCGGCGAGTTGCTGGGAGTGACCGGCGTCGGGTTGCAGGTCGATTCCGTGGCTCGGCTCATCATGGACTATCAGGAGAAGTACGACCGTTCCATCTATCTCGTGGATGCTTACGGCATCGTGCAAGTACACTCGGACAAGCAGCTGATCGACAAGGCGAATATCCGGGACATGGAAGGAATATCTTCCCTGGCTAAGGCCATCTTGAAGACCAGGGTCGAGCCTCAAAACTTTCAGTTCACGCGTAGAGGGAAAAACATATTCCTTACCGTGCGTTATGTGCCTGAGTTGGACTGGATCATCTTCGTCGAGCAGGACGAGGGCAAGGCGCTTGCCGCGGCTCGCAGGAACTTCATACATACTATCCTCATAGGCATTGGTTCTTCGGTAGTCATCATCGCCCTGACCCTGACGACCATCAATGTCTACCAGCGTCGCGTTGAGGCGCTAGCCACCACGGACGAGTTGACGGGCGCGGCCAACCGCCGGCGTCTGGAGTTTGTCTTCCAGAACGCCGTCTACACCCATGAACGCTACAATCGCCCTCTCAGCTTGGTTCTTTTGGACCTGGACAAATTCAAACCAGTGAACGACCAGCTCGGACACCTGGCTGGCGATCAGCTCTTGATCCGCATCACGCGCATCATTTCTTCCGCCATCAGGCCTACGGACTTGCTGGCGCGTTGGGGCGGAGACGAATTTGTTGTCCTGACCGAAAGCACCCTCGCGGATGCCATGGGCATCACCGAGCGCATCCGTGCGATTATGTTCGAGGCTGATTTGGCTGGGCCAGAGGCGATAAAGGATGACCCCAGACGTAAAGTCACGCTTTGCTGCGGCCTGACGGAGTATTCCGCCGGAGACAGCCTTGACGCCATGGTCCTGCGCGCCGACGCGGCCATGTACGCGGGCAAGGCACGGGGCGGCAATATCGCGCTCAAGGACGTGAACTGA